TGGTAAAAATAGCTTGCCCCCAAGAgaaagttttaaagcatcttctatcaggactacaatagctgcaagatttcaaaggcaggaaAGATATCTTCCCAATAAGGCTGTAGGActctcagggaccaccagaaactggcaGGAAAATATTTGTTCATCCCAGCAATGaagaagtgctcgggtgaatcttttGTAATTATTTGCCCTAAAGTACCCAAAATGGTACAAGTTTGGCAGGAGAACTCTggagtaggaggtcaggacaaAATAGGTAGTCCCTGTGTCAATCAAGCAATTCTCACAGCTACCTCCCACATCCAGCTGTACCCTTGGCCTCggccccgtgatggttatctgtcacaggcaggctggctggagtgggccaATTCAGTCCTGTTGAACAATCGTGAGGGAAGGCTTGGTGCTTGACCTGGAGGCTCTTGGGTACCAAGGGCAAAGTGCTGCCCAATGTACCAATTGAAGACATTTGTACCAATCTGTTTTAGGAGGCTTCTCATGGTTCAGACACTCTTTGGCCCACTGCTTCACCTGTCTACAAATTAAGCATTTCCCTCATGCTTCCTCCTTTAAAGACTCAGGGTttttcatagggcttccctggagggtggccagcaactgggcatgccttgtctctttccttttctccctttcttgggccttggcctccctctcctgtgctctattataaaaggtattggtagtggtctggaccatctcatctaaagaggcagcagggcctTGCTGCTGTATTTGTTGTATCTTTATCCAGATACAGgggggacaggaatttgtcctttaaaattacCTGTCCCTCGTCAGAGTccaagtccagattggtaaactttcagagggcctcttttagcctttccagaaaggcaatatggttctcattgggctcctgagttattgctgaaaTTCGTcacagtcccacaagtaataggcttccttctatttccattGGTGGACTTCCTTATGGGTGAATCTTTCTGAAgtttatcctacccagtactgttgcaacctgagagccaggtgtCCCCAGGTCAGGGTACAGATCCCCAGGCAAcgtgaggcatgacagcctcctggagatcaAATCCCTGGGCAGGTTGGCCTtctgagaattgggtccctgagcaggttgaggcatgttgacctcctgggacccctggactggcagATCCCTGAGCATGTTGAAGTGTGACAGTTACCCAGGGACCAGATCCCTAGTCAGGTCGACTTCCTGTGATCCCAGGCTGATAGATCCCCAAGCAGGCTGAGGTATGACAACCTCTCGGGGACCAGATCCTTAGTCAGGTTGAGGCAGGTCGACCTTCTGGGACCCCCTGGGCTGGAGTTGAGCAcccccaaggagatccaaccagtccattctaaaggagatcagtcctaggtattctttggaaggaatgatgctgaagctgaaactccaatactttggccacctcatgtgaagagttgactcattagaaaagactctgatgctgggagggattgggggcaggaggagaaggggatgacagaggatgagacggctggatgacatcactgactctattgacgtgagtttgagtgaactctgggagttggtgatgggcagggaggcctggtgtgctgcagttcatggggttgcaaagagtcggacatgactgagcgactgaaatgaactgaactgaactgaattctaacCTATTGCCAGTTTGTTCACCGCAGATGGGAATAGATATCATGATGTAAACctatccaagcctgtgccctgacACTGGGAACCTGGTGAAACAGCCATAAGCCTTAATTTCTTATTGCTCTAGAGAATGTAAGTCAATAatttcctcccctagtcctccataagagcagcttagggtgtttccaatggtaaacatttcattgtcatagacccactttaggtgataacagaagtaatgacaaaggagtgggttatctggtcctgttattaagagtattttaataacagGCAGGGTGGAGCGATGTTGCCTACAAGGAGGCAGGatcctggttgtaggagttagtaagtggcttaagaacaaattaataaaaggcaatagaccagatgttccataaaagtggagtggagatttgatccgggggtatgtttgtaactttaggagaaggatGGTAAGAGTTTGGGCCCAAAGAGCCTAtagggctaactcccaaagtggcaaacactATACATGGAAGCCCAATTGCCCTAGAAAGGATGtcaacagatggacttctagcaggcattgtgtaCCTGTCACCCACCATAGCAGGAtcactgagagatgctgttgttgcacatattgttggaaacacagaagatgaaggcctgaatatctagagggattggatattatacagtatttccctcccaagggccaTCTATATTCTGGTTGTCCCCcaagaagattgtagaggcaacattgtggaTCCGAATGGGGCTCAGTAAAAGAGCATGAAAGAGGGGGGAAGAGGACGGGgaaaaacttttgaaagaatgacatagcacaagggcatataaaatcaaatgggtccaagatgacaagcaAATTCAACTAAACTTTGATACCCAATCTGTAGGCTAAATGAAACACTCAGAGGTGGCAGGActgttccatcagttcagttaagttcagtcactcagttgtgtccgactctttgtgaccccatgaatcacagcatgccagggctccatgtccatcaccaactcctggagttcactcagactcatgtccattgagtcagtgatgccatccagccatctcatcctctgtcatccccgtctcctcctgcccccaatccctcccagcatcagagtcttttccaatgagtcaactcttcccatgaggtggccaaagtactggagtttcagcttcagcatcatttcttccaaagaaatcccagggctgatctccttcagaatggactggttggatctccttgcagtccaagggactctcaagagtcttctccaacaccacagttcaaaagcatcagttctttggcgcttagctttcttcacagtccaactctcatatccatacaagaccactggaaaaaccatagccttgactagacacacctttgttggcaaagtaatttctctgcatttgaatatgctatctacgttgtccatagcttttcttccaaggagcaagtgtctattaatttcatggctgcagtcaccatctgcagtgattttggaaccgcCGCGGAGCCAGCGGCCGACACCCCCAGGCCCGGCCCGGACGGCAGATACTCCCTTCGGAGAGGTAGCTCCTTCACATTTTTAACACCTGGCCCCCATTGGGATTTCACTTTGAAAAGAAAACGAAGAGAGAAAGATGATGATGTTGTAAGCCTTAGCAGCCTTGATCTGAAGGAGCCAAGCAATAAAAGAGTACGACCTCTAGCTCGGGTCACATCCTTGGCAAATCTAATCTCTCCTGTAAGAAATGGAGCCGTCAGGCGCTTTGGTCAAACAATACAGTCATTTACCCTTCGTGGTGACAGCAGATCCCCAGCTTCAGCCCAAAAGTTTTCCAGCAGGTCGACAGTCCCAGTGCCTGCCAAGAGGAGAAGCAGCGCCCTGTGGTCAGAGACGTTAGACGGTAGCATGAAGCAGTCTCTAACCTCCAGGGAGATCAGACGTCAAGAGGCAATCTATGAAATGTCCCGAGGGGAACAGGACTTAATTGAGGACCTAAAACTTGCAAGAAAGGTCTACCACGACCCCATGTTAAAGCTGTCTATTATGTCAGAAGAGGAGCTCACACATATATTTGGTGATTTGGATGCTTACATACCTCTGCATGAAGATTTGTTGGAGAGAATAGGAGAAGCCACCAAGCCTGGCGGGACAGTGGAGCACGTTGGCCAGATTCTCGTGAACTGGTTGCCGGGCTTGAATGCCTACAAAGGCTACTGCAGTAACCAGCTGGCAGCCAAGGCTCTTCTGGATCAGAAGAAACAGGACCCAAGAGTCCAGGACTTCCTCCAGCGGTGTCTGGAGTCTCCCTTCAGCCGAAAACTGGATCTCTGGAGCTTCCTCGATATTCCTCGAAGCCGCCTTGTCAAATACCCTTTACTGTTGAAAGAGATTCTTAGACATACTCCCAAAGACCACCCGGATGTTCAGCTCCTGGAGGAGGCTATACTAATAATACAAGGAGTTCTCTCTGATATCAACGTGAAGAAAGGTGAATCAGAATGCCAATATTACATTGACAAGCTGGAGTATCTGGAGGAAAAGCAGAAGGACCCTAGAATTGAATCAAGCAAAGTGTTGCTCTGCCATggggaactgaaaaataaaaatggacacaAACTGCACATTTTCCTGTTTCAAGACATCTTGGTGTTGACTCGACCTGTTACTCGAAACGAGCGTCACTCCTACCAGGTTTACCGGCAGCCCATCCCCGTCCAGGAGCTGGTCTTGGAAGACCTGCAGGATGGAGACGTGAGGATGGGAGGGTCCTTCCGAGGGGCTTTTGGCAACTCAGATAAAGCTAAAAACATTTTCCGAGTTCGCTTCCAAGACCCCTGTCTGGGCCAGTCCCACACTCTCCAAGCCAACGACGTGTTCCACAAGCAGCAGTGGTTCAGCTGCATCCGCAGTGCCATCGCCCCTTTCCAGCAGGCCACCGGCCCCTCGGAGCTCCACCAGGAGTGCAGGGagaaccccaccaccaccagcaacGCCAGGGCCCAGAGACAGGCATCCACGGTCTCTAGCATGACTCAGGGCAAAGCTGATGGAGACGCTGCTGAGTGTGGCGCCCCGGTGCACACAGCAGACCACACGACGGGCATGAAAGCACCCCGAGCCCAGACCAGCCTCCGCAAAGCCAGGGACAGAGCCCAGGTCGGCGGCAAGCGGAAGGAGACCCCGGTATAAAGGAAGCTCTGGGCAACAGCTGCAAGAGACTTTATTTATGACGttgtacagtttttctttctgtcctgtGAGCACGGCAGCATTACTCAGTACCCGTCTCATGTCTTCTGTGTGTTTGGTTGGTTTTGgttgttgttcttttattttttttaatggcagctAAAGATACATATACAGATTACTGTTAAACtgcaatttgtttgtttttttcttctcagatcaTTTAGAACATGCAAACCTGGTATTTTTAATCAAATGAAATACTTAACAGGTATTTTCATTCTGCACTCATCATGACTTTTTAATACCAATTGTGATATTTACAGTATTTgccaaaacttaaaattttacaaataccAGGATTTTACCAGTGTTTCTTTGATGAACTTTGCATGCAAAATTTGAAATTGTAACATTGGCATCTAAGATCTACTTggaatatttgtaatatttcaaaatttacattGAAACATAAGTTCTTGGAAAACAAACCAAACTTAATCGGTTTTCCATTTTGCCAACTGGAATGCtttttattagtttgtttttCACTCTACATTCCTCATTTTTCATTGATTTAATCTGccgattatttaatttttttttattgtaaagtagtttttagtctttcctttttttacttTGATCCCTTTTCAAATTGGCACgtctttaaagtatttttctcccttgattaaaaatgtgtgtatatatgtatgtttttaaatcatattaaCTTTACCAAGTGAAATCAAGCCATACTGTTTTTGAGCCAATTAAGAAAATTGCGATTTTTAAAGTGTAGTGTTTCAGGGTGGTGGACACACATGAAATGACTCAGTGTGTTCTGAACTACTGAAAGAAAACCATCTTAAGGATTTCATGGAAAGTTAATATTCTCTGAAAAGCAAGAGGGAAGGCAATTGACTggtaataagtatttttaaaaaaaacagagggaaaaagagTGTAGTTTTGTCTTAAAGTAAAAATGTCTGATTGTGTCAGACATTTCTGAGAAGAGATAGTAAAAGCTGAAGTCGAGAGTATGTAGTAAGTCGTAGAAGGCTTGGGGGATGTGAATGGTGTTTGCCTTGATTTACAGTACTTGCAAATAAGGGgtttgaaaagaaaaggaaatgtgttGAAAATTTGACCATATTAGATCCATTCTGGCAGATTTATTCGTAAGAGGGGAAAAGAGACTGGTGAGTGTTTTACTCTGAAAAGTTTCTGTTCAAATGTAATCATTGTCTTGGACGGGGGAGGACTGAAAACCCATGTCGTGGAAGATTTGTCATGGTTACTGTTCCAGTAAACGTGGACTGTTATGTGAACTGTATCTGGCCagtggaaatgaaaactgaaaaagactgTAAATAATTAATTCCAAATGATTTCTCTGTATAAATgaattatacaattaaaaaaaaaagtcacacccataaaaaaataaataaataaataaagtcagccactgtttccactgtttccccatctatttgcctagaagtgatgggaccagatgccatgatcttcattttctgaatgttgagttttaagccaatatttttactctcctttttcaccttcatcaagaggctttttagttcctcttcacttactgccataagggtggtgtcatctgcatatctgaggttattgatatttctcccggcaatcttgattccagcttgtgcttcttccagtccagcatttctcataatgtattctgcatataagttaaataagcagggtgacaatatacagccttgacatactccttttcctatttggaaccagtctgttgttccatgtccagttctaactgttgcttcctgacctgcatacaaatttctcaagaggcaggtcaggtggtctggtattcccatctctttcagaattttgcacagtttattgtgatccacacagtcaaaggctttggcatagtcaataaagcagaaacagatgattttctggagctctcttgcttttgcgatgattgaacagatgttggcaacttggtctctggttcctctgccttttctaaaaccagcttgaacatttggaagttcatggttcacatattgctgaagcctggcttggagaattttgagcattactttactagtgtgtgagatgagtgcaattgtttggtagtttgagcattctttggcattgcctttctttgggattgaaacgaaaattgaccttttccagtcctgtggccatggctgagtgttccaaatttgctggcatattgagtgcagcactttcacagcatcatctttcaggatttgaaatagctccactggaattccatcacctccattagctttgttcctagtgatgctttctaaggcccacgtaacttcacatttcaggatatctggttttaggtgagtgatcacaccatcatgattatctaggtcatgaaaatcttttttatacagttcttctgtgtattcttgccacctcttcttaatatcttctgcttctgttaggtccataccatttctgtcctttatcgagcccatatttgcatgaaatgttcccttggtatctctaattttcttgaagatatctctagtctttcccattctgttgtttcctctatttctttgcattgaccgctgaggaaggctttcttatctcttcttgctattctttggaactctgcattcagatgtttatatccttctttttctcctttgcttttcgcttctcttcttttcacagctatttgtaaggcctccccagacagccattttgcttttttgtatttcttttccatggggatggtcttgatccctgtctcctgtacaatgtcacgaacctcagtccatagttcatcaggcactctatctatcagatctaggcccttaaatctatttctcacttccactgtataatcataagggattgatttacgtcatacctgaatggtctagtagttttccctactttcttcaatttaaggctgaatttgttaataaggagttcatgatctgagccacagtcagctcccggtcttgtttttgttgactgtatagagcttctctatctttggctgcaaagaacataatcaatctgatttccgtgttgacaaactggtgatgtccatgtgtagagtcttctcttgtgttgttggaagagggtgtgtgctaTGACCATGCATTTTCTTGGCGAAACTCTATtgttctttgccctgcttcattccgtattccaaggccaaatttgcctgttattccaggtgtttcttgacttcctacttttgcattctagtcccctataatgaaaaggacatcttttttgggtgttagttctaaaaggtcttgtaggtcttcatagaaccgttcaacttcaccttcttcagcattactggttggggcatagacttggattactgtgatattgaatggtttgctttggaaacgaacagagatcattctgtcgtttttgagattgcatccaagtactgcattacgtacttttttgttgaccatgatggctactccatttcttctgagggattcctgtctgcagtagtagatataatggtcatctgagttaaattcacccattccagtccatttcagttctctgattcctagaatgtcgacattcactcttgccatctcttgtttgaccacttccaatttgccttgattcatggacctgacattgcaggttcctatgcaatattgctctttacagcatcagaccttgcttctatcaccagtcacatccacagctgggtattgtttttgctttggctccatccattcattctttctggagttatttctccactgatctccagtagttatttctccactgatctccagtagcatattgggcacctactgacctggggagttcctctttcagtatcctatcattttgccttttcatactgttcatactgttcacagaagtggtttgccattcccttctccagtggaccacattctgtcagatctctccaccatgacctgcccgtcttgggttgccccacgggcatggcttagtttcattgagttagacaaggctgtggtcctagtgtgattagattgactagtttcctgtgagtatgttttcagtgtgtctgccctctgatgccctcttgcaacacccacCGTCTTACTTGGTTTCTCTTACCATgtgcgtggggtatctcttcaggactgctccagcaaagtgcagctgctgctccttaccttggatgaggggtatctcctcaccgctgcccttcatAACCTttaacatgggatagctcctctaggccctcctgcacccgcgcagccactgctccttgaatgtggggttggtcctcccggccgcagcccctggccttgggtgtgggttagctcctctcagccattcctggatgtcacagcctggcactcttggccactgcccgtgaccttggacgtggggtaactcctcttggctgctgcccttaaaagacagaggagtgggtggttccccaatggttgggatgatcctccctcttattagcatatgaattcacccAAAACCTAGCCACACCACATTCCAAGGCTGCTGCAATtaccctctgtgatggcccacaccctgaggagtgtgtttctctctgaatctgaacaaatccacctcttacctatcgctgtgtctctcactgaatttttacaatgagacatcagagcctgagcttcattagatCCTGAAGCCAGGTACCATGGGTTTTGGCTGAGCTCAAGTCCTGGGAGAGAgaagctgaaggacaggagaaaaAAGCAGTGGGGAAAACATGCTGAGGAATCCCTACATAACCTgccagaaaatctgctaaatacctgacccgtgctcacagttttcactggcttgatccttggcacaaagaacaTTAGGGACAGAAAACCCCCACTggcttgggtaacagctactTGGCCCGAGCAGATAGTGGAGCCTTTAGGACACAATGAGGAAGAACCCCTGCCAGAGCCCCTCAATTGCACCCACTGCTGCTCACCTGTTCCAAGAGgtttgaggaaaaaagaaattagagattgtaaaggaattaagattttgttaggcatatgtccttaccagaccacctgacctgcctcttgagaaatctgtatgcaggtcaggaagcaacagttagaactggacatggaacaacagactggttccaaataggaaaaggagtatgtcaaggctgtatattgtcaccctgcttatttaacttatatgcagagtacatcatgagaaatgctgggctggaagaagcacaaggtggaaccaagattgccgggagacatatcaataacttcagatatgcagatgacaccacccttatggcagaaattgaagaggaactaaaaagcctcttgatgaaagtgaaagtggagagtgaaaatgttggctgaaagctcaacattcagaaaacaaagatcatggtatcaggtcccatcacgtcatgggaaatagatggggaaacagtggaaacagtgtcagactatatttttggggggctccaaaatcactgcagatggtgactgcagccatgaaattaaaagacgcttactccttggaagaaaagttatgaccaacctagatagcatattcaaaagcagagacattactttgccaacaaagttgtgtctagtcaaggctatggttttttcagtggtcatgtgtggatatgagagttggactgtgaagaaggctgagcaccgaagaactgatgcttttgaagtgtggtgttggagaagactcttgaaagtcccttggaccgcaaggagatccaaccagtccattctgaaggagatcagccctgggatttctttggaaggagtgatgctaaagctgaaactccagtactttgaccacctcatgcgaagagttgactcattggaaaagactctgatgctgggagggattgggggcaggaggagaaggggacgacagaggatgagatggctggatggcatcactgactcgatggaagtgagttgagtgaactctgggagttggtgatggacagggaggcctggtgtgctgcgattcatggggttgcaaagagttggatacaactgagcgatcgaactgaactgactaggcATAAGTCCTTCCAGCTGTAGGAGCaaggacctcctaccttaactggaggtcttctggaatctgagactgagccatgTGAGttttctgctgagtttgtttttcacttcccCAGTgccagcacactgggcttcttgtcacttcccctgCGCTGAGTTTTCTTCATGTTCAGCTTCCATCATGGGAGCTTTTGCCAGGTTGGGCTTCTGGTGTCTTTGTAAGGAGATCCAAggagtccatcttaaaggagatccaagcagtccatcctaaaggagatcagtcctgagtgttcattggaaggactgatgttgaagctgaaactccaatatttggctaccttatatgaagagctgactcatttgaaaagactctgatgctggaaaagattgagggcaggaggagaaggggacgacagaggatgagatggttggatggcatcactgactcaatggacatggatttggatagactctgggagttggtaatggacagggaggcctggcatgctgcagttcataggatggcacagagtcagacaagactgagcagctgaactgaactgaacttaactgtcCTTGGCCTTCTCCTTGTGAGGGCCTCACCactgaggttgtttcagccaggttaagtCCAAGAAACAGCATCATagatgtcaggggagtgtgtaatttccttgattctcattgcaacaaaaatttgaagcgatgcatggaccagtgttacagcccttGGACGGACCAGTGTAACAGCTCTTGGATGGGCCAGTGTTAccactcagttttatttagaaaagtaaaggaaaatacattttgaGGCATGAGGGAATGCTGACCCAAaggactcgaagagaagagaggccctgGCCCATTTTGGCTgctctttttatatgcttttttctCCTTGCCCAGgacctgccctatgtaaattgggctagccaggagtgctgtttgttttgcCTGAGGTCCTTAGGTAAAAGGTTCTTGGacatttctttgttctatttttgtgggcttttccctttgtcttttagCCTTGGCcgttttggactcctttttcctattctaactacctaacagctGTTTTCAGATTTCACAAAATATTGGGTTTCTGACACGCCATTAAACTGATTTGTCTGTTGATTCATTCACCGTTCATTCATCTTCACCTAATGCTATATTCCAGCCAT
The window above is part of the Bos javanicus breed banteng chromosome 2, ARS-OSU_banteng_1.0, whole genome shotgun sequence genome. Proteins encoded here:
- the LOC133256145 gene encoding neuroepithelial cell-transforming gene 1 protein-like is translated as MAPFAWWNRVEELKLRPEKRGLNSMRFNTMVLNTIRDDFGTAAEPAADTPRPGPDGRYSLRRGSSFTFLTPGPHWDFTLKRKRREKDDDVVSLSSLDLKEPSNKRVRPLARVTSLANLISPVRNGAVRRFGQTIQSFTLRGDSRSPASAQKFSSRSTVPVPAKRRSSALWSETLDGSMKQSLTSREIRRQEAIYEMSRGEQDLIEDLKLARKVYHDPMLKLSIMSEEELTHIFGDLDAYIPLHEDLLERIGEATKPGGTVEHVGQILVNWLPGLNAYKGYCSNQLAAKALLDQKKQDPRVQDFLQRCLESPFSRKLDLWSFLDIPRSRLVKYPLLLKEILRHTPKDHPDVQLLEEAILIIQGVLSDINVKKGESECQYYIDKLEYLEEKQKDPRIESSKVLLCHGELKNKNGHKLHIFLFQDILVLTRPVTRNERHSYQVYRQPIPVQELVLEDLQDGDVRMGGSFRGAFGNSDKAKNIFRVRFQDPCLGQSHTLQANDVFHKQQWFSCIRSAIAPFQQATGPSELHQECRENPTTTSNARAQRQASTVSSMTQGKADGDAAECGAPVHTADHTTGMKAPRAQTSLRKARDRAQVGGKRKETPV